In Flagellatimonas centrodinii, a single window of DNA contains:
- the truD gene encoding tRNA pseudouridine(13) synthase TruD, whose translation MSTPTLPFAHQGPPLQAALRQSADDFAVDELQAIDADGEGDHAWLLVRKRGANTDWLARELARYAGVAPVDVGYAGLKDRHAVTTQVFTVHLPGRADPDWAAFPHDNVEVLSHSRHRRKLKRGALQGNRFRIVLRDVVGDHAAAEARLQAIAARGVPNYFGEQRFGLGGANVERAEQLFAGRRFDRQTRSMLLSAARSQLFNAVLADRVQQATWDQGLPGEVWSLAGSRSWFGPEADDADALAARCASGDIHPSGPLWGRGALPTTDAALALEQAAVEPYASLRDGLERAGLEQDRRALRLLPQDLAWQWLGTPALEVTFTLPPGAYATVVLRELADWTTAASD comes from the coding sequence ATGTCGACCCCAACCTTGCCGTTTGCCCATCAGGGCCCCCCGCTGCAGGCCGCCCTGCGGCAGTCTGCTGACGACTTTGCGGTGGATGAACTGCAGGCCATCGACGCCGATGGTGAGGGTGATCATGCCTGGCTGCTGGTGCGCAAACGCGGCGCCAACACCGACTGGCTGGCACGCGAACTGGCGCGCTATGCCGGGGTGGCGCCGGTGGATGTCGGCTATGCCGGGCTGAAAGACCGTCACGCCGTCACCACCCAGGTGTTCACCGTGCACCTGCCCGGCCGGGCCGACCCGGACTGGGCGGCGTTCCCGCACGACAACGTGGAGGTGTTGTCGCACAGCCGCCACCGACGCAAGCTCAAGCGCGGCGCGTTGCAGGGCAACCGCTTTCGCATCGTGCTGCGCGATGTCGTCGGCGATCACGCTGCCGCCGAGGCCCGGCTGCAGGCGATCGCCGCGCGGGGTGTGCCCAACTACTTCGGCGAGCAGCGCTTCGGCCTGGGTGGCGCCAATGTCGAGCGCGCCGAGCAGCTGTTCGCCGGCCGCCGTTTCGACCGCCAGACCCGGTCGATGCTGCTGTCGGCAGCGCGTTCGCAGCTGTTCAACGCGGTGCTGGCGGACCGGGTGCAACAGGCGACCTGGGACCAGGGCCTGCCGGGCGAGGTGTGGTCGCTGGCCGGCTCGCGCTCGTGGTTCGGGCCTGAAGCCGACGACGCCGATGCCTTGGCCGCCCGCTGTGCCAGCGGCGACATTCATCCCAGTGGTCCCTTGTGGGGGCGCGGTGCCTTGCCCACCACCGATGCCGCGCTGGCGTTGGAGCAGGCGGCCGTCGAACCCTACGCCAGTTTGCGCGACGGGCTGGAGCGCGCCGGGCTCGAACAGGACCGGCGCGCCCTGCGGCTGCTGCCGCAGGACCTGGCCTGGCAGTGGCTGGGTACGCCGGCGCTGGAGGTCACCTTCACACTGCCGCCCGGGGCCTATGCCACCGTGGTGCTGCGGGAATTGGCGGACTGGACCACCGCGGCCAGCGACTGA
- a CDS encoding mobilization protein, with product MASIQFIGGEKGGVGKSLLSRVIAQYLIDHGQPFLGFDSDRSHGALLRFYADYASPVVIDRYESLDRLVEAALEVPGRRILVDLAAQTHAPLVKWMEDSGLLALAEEAEISLRYWHVMDNGRDAVDLLARWLDRFAGTWPLVLVRNQLRGEDFDLLERSGEQARALAAGAQLMTLPRLHEAAMTRIDARSTSFWAAAYGEREISGLGLLEKQRVKVWLAKVYGELARVGL from the coding sequence ATGGCCAGTATTCAGTTCATCGGTGGCGAGAAGGGCGGCGTCGGCAAGTCGCTGCTGTCGCGCGTTATCGCCCAGTACCTCATCGATCACGGGCAGCCGTTTCTCGGCTTCGACTCCGATCGCTCGCATGGCGCGCTGCTGCGCTTCTACGCTGACTACGCCTCGCCGGTGGTCATCGACCGCTACGAGAGCCTCGACCGTCTGGTGGAAGCGGCGCTGGAGGTGCCGGGCCGACGCATCCTGGTGGACCTTGCCGCGCAGACCCACGCCCCGCTGGTGAAGTGGATGGAAGACTCGGGGCTGCTGGCACTGGCGGAAGAAGCCGAGATCAGCCTGCGCTACTGGCACGTGATGGACAACGGCCGCGACGCCGTCGATCTGCTGGCCCGCTGGCTCGACCGCTTTGCCGGCACCTGGCCATTGGTGCTGGTGCGCAACCAGTTGCGCGGTGAGGACTTCGACCTGCTGGAACGCTCCGGTGAGCAGGCGCGGGCACTGGCGGCGGGGGCGCAACTGATGACCCTGCCGCGGTTGCACGAGGCGGCGATGACCCGCATCGATGCGCGCAGCACCAGCTTCTGGGCCGCCGCCTATGGCGAACGCGAGATCAGCGGTCTCGGCCTGCTGGAGAAGCAGCGGGTGAAGGTGTGGCTGGCCAAGGTCTACGGCGAACTGGCGCGGGTCGGGCTGTAG
- a CDS encoding parallel beta-helix domain-containing protein — translation MMSVRQLLIASLSLFLVACGNNNAVSGPGAPGPDPKPETEGRLFLIEPGPDATTELVLAMIDAKPRDVIEFTEGYFELTSGIQLSSTENVTVRGAGIDKTVLSFKNSGSQEGLLATNVRGLFVKDLTVLDPPGDAFKLQGVNFGTLSRVRAMWSSGRLTANEDTIDASNYQQKLQVSCSAGLDDYETSAASGRYGIYPVNSQNILVENTESIGASDAGIYVGQTDNAIIRDSRAAYNVFGFEIENVRRGEYSDNLAECNTGGFLIYDLDGLTRYGSETRMFRNVSRNNNVPNFAEPGSIVSNVPAGSGMITLAYDKIDIFDNTFEDNGTAGIIHTSYELFGDPGDRRLDMYTEGMHIWNNTFRNNGNKLPPPDIATILATGGEQITSVFPVLVGLKNLLGGGGYNGGHIIWDGYADELDSDCPYPTDANGQPIPQDADGKPIQGNQYPNPSCRYNAYKFDDNGERIKPKWWFSCIDADNQFSDDSLKFSNFHGLDGLELVLAIPNLSLEVLQNQITGLGNFPSDLDMSPHQCVDAYGSNMAPLAPVVIPEYTPSGNIDPAPTDARIAELCNASTPVGQVNAAAFEVNCPTLDQYHLFADPEDPTSTPNGRGVPYVLNSKLFSDYSVKYRVAFIPDGEQAIYKDGSDGENAVILFPVGTIIAKTFSFPDETADVEVPAETRLLIKRKRRDGTVYWDGLEYIWSVENGRKVAKLTQQGGLASMHWDYHDADSGDRYTGSTDAYLMPNANQCLSCHANDDAEIGTAPIGPKPRNMNRAYATESPFESGQANHPVAGANQILWWCQNGLLSQCPEGMVEDPISHVVTTVEHNAIFNVPGSGGDVANSDADIEARVRSYLEVNCAHCHNPRGLAQNTGYYLDVFRDVNATYGICKGPTASGTEGRGGREHDIVPGSAEDSILPYRLGPEATTIAARMPPLARSTVHAEAFTLITQWINEVVDETYEDAENCVGGGGFLGGLLGGG, via the coding sequence ATGATGTCTGTCCGCCAGCTACTGATTGCCAGCCTCAGCCTGTTTCTCGTCGCCTGCGGCAACAACAACGCCGTGTCGGGTCCGGGCGCCCCGGGCCCCGACCCCAAGCCGGAAACCGAAGGCCGCCTGTTCCTGATCGAACCCGGCCCAGATGCCACCACCGAGCTGGTGCTGGCGATGATCGACGCCAAGCCGCGGGATGTCATCGAGTTCACCGAAGGCTACTTCGAGCTGACCTCGGGCATCCAGTTGTCCAGCACCGAGAATGTCACGGTGCGCGGCGCCGGCATCGACAAGACGGTGCTGTCGTTCAAGAACAGCGGCTCGCAGGAAGGCCTGCTGGCCACCAACGTGCGCGGCCTGTTCGTCAAGGACCTGACCGTGCTCGACCCGCCGGGCGACGCCTTCAAGCTGCAGGGCGTTAATTTCGGCACCCTCAGCCGGGTGCGTGCGATGTGGTCGAGCGGCCGCCTCACCGCCAATGAAGACACCATCGACGCCAGCAACTATCAGCAGAAGCTGCAGGTCAGCTGCAGCGCCGGGCTCGACGACTACGAAACCAGCGCCGCCTCCGGCCGCTACGGCATCTACCCGGTGAACTCGCAGAACATCCTGGTGGAAAACACCGAGTCGATCGGTGCCTCCGACGCCGGCATCTATGTCGGCCAGACCGACAACGCCATCATTCGCGACAGCCGCGCGGCCTACAACGTGTTCGGCTTCGAGATCGAAAACGTGCGTCGCGGCGAGTACTCCGACAACCTCGCCGAGTGCAACACCGGCGGCTTCCTCATCTACGACCTCGACGGCCTCACCCGCTACGGCAGCGAGACGCGGATGTTCCGCAACGTGTCACGCAACAACAACGTGCCCAACTTCGCCGAGCCCGGCAGCATCGTCAGCAACGTGCCGGCCGGCTCGGGGATGATCACCCTGGCCTACGACAAGATCGACATCTTCGACAACACCTTCGAGGACAACGGCACCGCCGGCATCATCCACACCAGCTACGAGCTGTTCGGTGACCCCGGCGACCGCCGCCTCGACATGTACACCGAAGGCATGCATATCTGGAACAACACCTTCCGCAACAACGGCAACAAGCTGCCGCCCCCGGATATCGCCACCATCCTGGCGACCGGCGGCGAGCAGATCACCTCGGTGTTTCCGGTGCTGGTGGGGCTGAAGAACCTGCTCGGCGGTGGCGGCTACAACGGCGGCCACATCATCTGGGACGGCTACGCCGACGAGCTCGACAGCGACTGCCCCTACCCCACCGATGCCAATGGCCAGCCGATCCCCCAGGATGCCGACGGCAAGCCGATCCAGGGCAACCAGTACCCCAATCCCAGCTGCCGCTACAACGCCTACAAGTTTGACGACAACGGCGAGCGCATCAAGCCGAAATGGTGGTTCTCGTGCATCGATGCCGACAACCAGTTCTCGGATGACAGCCTCAAGTTCTCCAACTTCCACGGCCTCGACGGCCTGGAGCTGGTGCTGGCGATTCCCAACCTCAGCCTGGAAGTGCTGCAGAACCAGATCACCGGGCTGGGCAACTTCCCGTCCGATCTGGACATGAGCCCGCACCAGTGTGTGGACGCCTACGGCAGCAACATGGCGCCGCTGGCGCCGGTGGTGATCCCCGAGTACACGCCGTCCGGCAACATCGACCCGGCGCCGACCGACGCACGCATCGCCGAACTGTGCAATGCCTCCACGCCGGTGGGCCAGGTGAACGCCGCCGCCTTCGAGGTGAACTGCCCGACGCTCGACCAGTACCACCTGTTCGCCGACCCCGAAGACCCCACCAGCACCCCCAACGGTCGCGGCGTGCCCTACGTGCTGAACAGCAAGCTGTTCTCCGACTATTCGGTGAAGTACCGCGTCGCCTTCATCCCCGACGGCGAGCAGGCCATCTACAAGGACGGCAGTGATGGCGAGAACGCCGTCATCCTGTTCCCGGTGGGCACCATCATCGCCAAGACCTTCTCGTTCCCGGACGAAACGGCGGATGTCGAAGTCCCCGCCGAAACCCGCCTGTTGATCAAGCGCAAGCGCCGTGATGGCACCGTGTACTGGGATGGCCTGGAATACATCTGGAGCGTCGAGAACGGCCGCAAGGTCGCCAAGCTCACCCAGCAGGGCGGGCTTGCCAGCATGCACTGGGACTACCACGACGCCGACAGCGGCGACCGCTACACCGGTAGCACCGACGCCTACCTGATGCCCAATGCCAACCAGTGCCTGAGCTGCCACGCCAACGACGATGCCGAGATCGGCACCGCGCCGATCGGGCCGAAGCCGCGCAACATGAACCGCGCCTACGCCACCGAATCGCCGTTCGAATCGGGCCAGGCCAACCACCCGGTGGCCGGCGCCAACCAGATCCTCTGGTGGTGCCAGAACGGCCTGCTGTCACAGTGCCCCGAGGGCATGGTGGAAGACCCGATCAGCCATGTCGTGACCACGGTGGAGCACAACGCCATCTTCAACGTGCCGGGCAGCGGTGGCGATGTCGCCAACTCCGACGCCGACATCGAGGCCCGCGTGCGGTCGTACCTGGAAGTGAACTGCGCCCATTGCCACAACCCGCGCGGGCTGGCACAGAACACCGGCTACTACCTCGACGTGTTCCGTGACGTCAACGCCACCTACGGCATCTGCAAGGGGCCGACCGCCAGCGGCACCGAAGGCCGCGGCGGCCGCGAACACGACATCGTGCCCGGCAGCGCCGAGGACAGCATCCTGCCCTACCGCCTGGGGCCCGAGGCCACCACCATTGCCGCCCGCATGCCGCCGCTGGCGCGCAGCACGGTGCATGCCGAGGCCTTCACCCTGATCACCCAGTGGATCAACGAGGTGGTGGATGAAACCTACGAAGACGCCGAAAACTGCGTCGGCGGCGGTGGCTTCCTCGGCGGGTTGCTCGGCGGCGGTTGA
- a CDS encoding FtsX-like permease family protein, which translates to MNNARLILAAIRYRPLPHVLHGLLMALASGLIVLMLQVSHQLQARAERDAAGVDLVLGAPGSPLQLVLSAVYQLDVPTGNIPLAAVNRWGAHPMVAQAVPLAMGDSVGGFRIIGTTPDYLGFHGGTVAAGRLWQHPQEAVVGAEVAAAGLTLDRRLVGQHGLADGGEAHDHRPYRVVGVLAPTGTVLDRLILTGLDSVWALHGADAHQGDHDDHDGHDHDHAADHDDPADAEVTAALLRFRTPLAAAVLPRAIADEGVVMASRPAQELLRLRVLAELPIRALQGLAVALVILAALAMLVALNSALETRQYDLAIMRALGASRWRLVRLLWLEAAVLALAGTLLGTLLAHAATAVIGAALPGQPLQGSLWLPAEALVPLLALVVASLAVVLPGWRAFHVDVATTLSRA; encoded by the coding sequence ATGAACAACGCCCGCTTGATTCTCGCCGCCATCCGCTATCGCCCGTTGCCGCATGTGCTGCACGGGCTGCTGATGGCGCTGGCGAGCGGATTGATCGTGCTGATGCTGCAGGTCTCGCACCAATTGCAGGCGCGCGCCGAACGCGATGCGGCCGGGGTCGATCTGGTGCTGGGCGCGCCCGGCTCACCGCTGCAACTGGTGTTGTCGGCGGTCTATCAGCTCGACGTCCCCACCGGCAACATTCCGCTGGCGGCGGTCAACCGCTGGGGCGCCCACCCCATGGTGGCGCAGGCGGTGCCGTTGGCGATGGGCGACAGCGTCGGCGGCTTTCGCATCATCGGCACCACCCCGGACTATCTGGGCTTCCACGGCGGCACCGTGGCCGCCGGCCGCCTCTGGCAGCATCCGCAGGAAGCGGTCGTCGGCGCCGAGGTGGCGGCGGCCGGGCTGACGCTGGACCGTCGCCTGGTCGGCCAACATGGTCTCGCCGACGGCGGCGAGGCCCACGATCACCGGCCCTACCGGGTGGTCGGCGTGTTGGCACCGACCGGCACCGTGCTTGATCGCCTGATCCTCACCGGCCTCGACAGTGTCTGGGCCCTGCATGGCGCCGATGCCCACCAGGGCGATCACGACGATCACGATGGGCACGACCACGACCACGCCGCCGATCACGATGATCCCGCCGATGCCGAGGTCACCGCCGCCCTGCTGCGCTTCCGCACGCCACTGGCAGCGGCGGTGCTGCCGCGCGCGATTGCGGATGAAGGTGTGGTGATGGCGTCACGGCCGGCACAGGAGCTGCTGCGACTACGGGTGTTGGCCGAACTGCCGATCCGGGCGCTGCAGGGGCTTGCAGTGGCGCTGGTGATCCTCGCGGCATTGGCGATGCTGGTGGCGCTCAACAGCGCACTGGAAACCCGCCAGTACGACCTGGCGATCATGCGCGCGCTGGGCGCCAGCCGCTGGCGGCTGGTGCGGCTGCTGTGGCTGGAGGCCGCGGTGCTGGCGCTGGCCGGCACCCTGCTGGGCACGCTGCTGGCCCATGCCGCCACCGCCGTGATCGGTGCCGCCTTGCCGGGCCAGCCGTTGCAGGGCAGCCTGTGGTTGCCGGCGGAGGCGCTGGTGCCACTGCTGGCCCTGGTCGTCGCCAGCCTGGCGGTGGTCCTGCCCGGTTGGCGCGCCTTTCATGTTGATGTTGCCACGACCCTGTCACGAGCCTAG
- a CDS encoding ABC transporter ATP-binding protein encodes MVSSTALLTLEGLHMQYPGRPPLAFADRQLAAGAQALLLGPSGSGKSTLLQLIAGLRRPTAGQVHIAGHAISAASEAHRDRLRGRFVGLVFQRLHLLPALTVADNLRLARQCAGLPADEAHIAHLLDALGLAAHGRHRPQALSQGQQQRVAIARALVNRPALVLADEPSASLDDAATVQMLDLLCEAAAGEGAGLLIATHDQRVQARIATHWRVPA; translated from the coding sequence ATGGTTTCATCGACCGCCCTGCTGACCCTCGAAGGCCTGCACATGCAGTACCCCGGTCGGCCGCCGCTGGCATTTGCCGACCGTCAGCTGGCCGCCGGGGCGCAGGCCCTGCTGCTCGGGCCTTCCGGCAGTGGCAAGAGCACGCTGCTGCAATTGATCGCCGGCTTGCGGCGGCCGACCGCGGGGCAGGTTCACATCGCCGGACACGCCATCAGCGCCGCCAGCGAGGCACACCGCGACCGCTTGCGAGGTCGGTTTGTCGGCCTGGTGTTCCAGCGGCTGCACCTGCTGCCGGCGCTGACGGTGGCCGACAACCTTCGGCTGGCGCGCCAGTGTGCCGGCCTGCCCGCCGATGAGGCCCATATCGCGCATCTGCTCGACGCCCTCGGCCTCGCCGCGCACGGTCGACACCGGCCGCAGGCGCTGTCGCAGGGCCAGCAGCAGCGGGTGGCGATTGCCCGGGCGCTGGTCAACCGGCCGGCGCTGGTGCTGGCCGACGAACCCAGCGCCAGTCTCGACGATGCCGCTACGGTGCAGATGCTGGATCTGCTCTGCGAGGCCGCTGCCGGCGAGGGTGCCGGCCTGCTGATCGCCACCCACGATCAGCGCGTGCAGGCGCGCATCGCGACCCACTGGCGGGTGCCGGCATGA
- a CDS encoding glutamate synthase-related protein — translation MNPTQVATWPTLTPGTPVHAVVANVDLVVLRWPDEDKVSVLYGRCRHRGALMADGGVSGERLSCHLHGSTYRWADGKNIHYPGADLKRFKAWIEDGAVWVDADEIAEWERANPQKYARDTYLGTYADLKGSDDEPHVKGIQALARDGLDKVGHHGAMAAMGVPGHTLPRWDDLQILTAQLHRPPLLDDAAVGTDVVIGPNAARPLRLEIPLLVSDMSFGALSEEAKRALAMGAEQAGTGICSGEGGMLDEEQQANSRYFYELASARFGFSMDKVARCQAFHFKGGQAAKTGTGGHLPGHKVTERIAKVRGLKAGQSAVSPARFPDWTTVADYRVFASEVRAATGGIPIGFKLSAQHIEKDIDAALEASADYIILDGRGGGTGAAPLLFRDNISVPTIPALARARAHLDRCDRADVTLIITGGLRTPADFIKALALGADAIAVSNVALQAIGCLGMRACHTNHCPVGIATQQEHLRARLQVQTSADQLARYLTAATDLIKVMARACGHTHVSQFNRDDLTTWHRDMAALSGVGFGGVGAPDGARQNPSI, via the coding sequence ATGAACCCAACCCAAGTGGCCACGTGGCCGACACTCACGCCCGGCACGCCGGTTCACGCGGTTGTCGCCAATGTCGATCTGGTGGTGCTGCGCTGGCCCGACGAAGACAAGGTGTCGGTGCTCTACGGCCGCTGCCGCCATCGTGGCGCACTGATGGCCGATGGCGGTGTCAGCGGTGAGCGACTCAGTTGCCACCTGCACGGCTCCACATACCGCTGGGCCGACGGCAAGAACATTCACTACCCGGGCGCCGACCTGAAGCGCTTCAAGGCTTGGATCGAGGACGGCGCGGTGTGGGTGGACGCCGACGAGATTGCCGAATGGGAACGCGCCAACCCGCAAAAGTACGCGCGCGACACCTATCTCGGCACCTACGCCGACCTCAAGGGCAGCGACGACGAGCCGCACGTCAAGGGCATTCAGGCGCTGGCCCGCGACGGGCTGGACAAGGTGGGGCATCACGGCGCCATGGCGGCCATGGGCGTGCCCGGACACACCCTGCCGCGCTGGGACGACCTGCAGATTCTCACCGCCCAGTTGCATCGCCCGCCGCTGCTGGACGACGCAGCCGTGGGCACCGACGTGGTGATCGGACCCAACGCCGCCCGGCCGCTACGGCTGGAGATTCCCCTGCTGGTGTCCGACATGAGTTTTGGCGCACTGTCTGAAGAGGCCAAGCGCGCCCTGGCCATGGGCGCCGAGCAGGCCGGCACCGGCATCTGCTCCGGCGAAGGCGGCATGCTCGATGAAGAGCAGCAGGCCAACAGCCGCTACTTCTACGAGCTGGCCTCGGCGCGCTTCGGTTTTTCCATGGACAAGGTGGCGCGCTGCCAGGCCTTTCACTTCAAGGGCGGACAGGCCGCCAAAACCGGCACCGGTGGCCACTTGCCCGGCCACAAGGTTACCGAGCGCATCGCAAAGGTGCGTGGCCTGAAGGCGGGCCAGTCAGCGGTCTCGCCCGCGCGTTTTCCCGACTGGACCACGGTGGCCGACTATCGCGTCTTTGCCAGCGAGGTGCGCGCCGCCACCGGCGGCATTCCCATCGGCTTCAAGCTATCGGCGCAGCACATCGAAAAGGATATCGACGCAGCGCTGGAGGCGAGTGCCGACTACATCATCCTGGACGGTCGCGGCGGCGGCACGGGCGCCGCGCCACTGCTGTTTCGCGACAACATTTCGGTGCCCACCATTCCCGCGCTGGCGCGGGCCCGGGCGCACCTGGACCGCTGCGACCGGGCCGATGTGACGCTCATCATCACCGGCGGCCTGCGCACCCCGGCCGACTTCATCAAGGCGCTGGCGCTGGGGGCCGATGCCATTGCCGTGTCCAACGTCGCCCTGCAGGCCATCGGCTGTCTGGGCATGCGCGCCTGCCACACCAACCACTGCCCGGTGGGTATCGCCACGCAGCAGGAACATCTGCGCGCCCGGTTGCAGGTGCAGACCTCGGCGGACCAACTGGCCCGCTACCTGACGGCGGCCACCGATCTCATAAAGGTCATGGCCCGCGCCTGCGGGCACACACACGTCAGCCAGTTCAACCGCGACGACCTGACCACCTGGCATCGCGACATGGCCGCGCTGAGCGGCGTGGGCTTCGGCGGCGTTGGCGCGCCTGACGGTGCCCGCCAAAATCCGTCGATCTGA
- a CDS encoding helix-turn-helix domain-containing protein encodes MSTSPSPASVLREQLARNLRAARQHAGLTQEQLAERSGLHQTYLSDIERGKRNVTLDVVERLAAALSVAPLALLAD; translated from the coding sequence ATGTCCACGTCCCCCAGCCCAGCGTCTGTGTTGCGCGAACAGCTTGCGCGCAATCTGCGAGCCGCCCGGCAGCATGCGGGGCTCACCCAGGAACAGCTGGCTGAGCGCAGCGGCCTCCACCAGACCTACCTGAGTGACATCGAGCGCGGGAAGCGAAACGTCACGCTGGATGTGGTCGAGCGTCTTGCCGCTGCGCTGTCCGTGGCGCCCCTGGCCTTGTTGGCCGACTGA
- a CDS encoding CehA/McbA family metallohydrolase translates to MARITALAQAAGVDYLAITDHDNHVGGDVAHNTWVDPDFLNSRVIMLYGAEWTTQRGHGNTFSARPYDHQTLYDLRDDADVRIGEHVRQEGIHLSANHPAAADHFGFSYDIVNSIEVWQSAIWANGANASALLIWDDMLKSGRDLTGRGGSDSHHGVPAPGETPSSNSYQAPANNVGTPTTWVFATDRSAEAVVDALTNGRVSVSANPYAPRLEFYADLDGDGEADMMMGDNVAASGEPVTFHVDLVDGPPRLLPYFVRVVADGAELTALTILPGQSRAVFTDTPPVGQRRYYRVEVTGPPTLYPQVPLSIAVGGTMVALSNPLYFNFSSAH, encoded by the coding sequence ATTGCGCGGATCACCGCGCTGGCGCAGGCGGCGGGGGTCGACTATCTGGCGATTACCGATCACGACAACCATGTGGGCGGTGATGTGGCCCACAACACCTGGGTCGATCCGGATTTCCTCAACAGCCGGGTGATCATGCTCTACGGTGCCGAGTGGACCACCCAGCGCGGGCATGGCAACACCTTTTCGGCGCGGCCTTACGACCACCAGACACTGTACGACCTGCGTGACGATGCCGACGTGCGGATCGGTGAGCACGTGCGCCAGGAAGGCATTCATCTGTCTGCCAATCACCCAGCGGCGGCCGACCACTTCGGTTTCAGCTACGACATCGTCAACTCGATCGAGGTGTGGCAGTCCGCCATCTGGGCCAACGGCGCCAACGCCTCGGCCCTGCTCATCTGGGATGACATGCTGAAGTCGGGGCGGGATCTCACCGGCCGCGGCGGCAGCGATTCGCATCACGGCGTACCGGCGCCGGGCGAAACGCCGTCCAGCAATTCCTACCAGGCGCCGGCCAACAATGTCGGCACGCCCACCACCTGGGTGTTCGCCACCGATCGCTCGGCCGAGGCGGTGGTGGATGCGCTGACCAACGGCCGCGTGTCGGTAAGCGCCAACCCCTATGCGCCGCGGCTGGAGTTCTATGCCGATCTCGACGGCGACGGTGAGGCGGACATGATGATGGGCGACAACGTCGCCGCCAGCGGTGAGCCGGTCACCTTCCACGTGGACCTGGTGGACGGCCCGCCGCGGCTGCTGCCGTATTTCGTGCGTGTGGTGGCCGACGGTGCCGAGCTGACCGCGCTGACGATTCTGCCGGGGCAGTCCCGCGCCGTGTTCACGGACACCCCGCCGGTGGGCCAGCGCCGCTACTACCGGGTGGAAGTCACCGGGCCGCCAACGCTGTATCCGCAGGTGCCGCTGTCGATCGCGGTGGGCGGCACGATGGTGGCGCTGTCGAACCCGCTCTATTTCAACTTCAGTTCTGCGCACTGA
- a CDS encoding PA2169 family four-helix-bundle protein codes for MNSVDTLTLLNRLIVTSKNGESTLEAAAQEAHHEELKHSLHDYAQFFHQAAEELQAAARRLGGDPPTRATFDNALHRTVLHLRALAYGRDEKTILDEAEVEESLADELYADVENWDLPQDVRAMVMRQAEMARRHHDEVHALRDRLLH; via the coding sequence ATGAATTCGGTCGATACCCTGACGTTGTTGAATCGCCTCATCGTCACGTCCAAGAACGGTGAAAGCACGCTGGAAGCGGCGGCGCAGGAAGCGCATCACGAAGAGCTGAAACATTCGCTGCATGACTACGCCCAGTTCTTCCACCAGGCGGCTGAAGAACTGCAGGCAGCGGCCCGCCGGCTGGGCGGTGACCCGCCCACCCGCGCCACCTTCGACAACGCCCTGCACCGCACGGTGCTGCACCTGCGGGCGCTCGCCTACGGGCGCGACGAAAAGACCATTCTCGACGAGGCGGAAGTGGAAGAGTCGCTGGCCGACGAGCTGTATGCCGACGTCGAAAACTGGGACCTGCCGCAGGACGTGCGCGCCATGGTGATGCGCCAGGCCGAGATGGCGCGGCGCCACCACGACGAGGTGCATGCCCTGCGCGACCGCTTGCTGCACTGA
- a CDS encoding type II toxin-antitoxin system RelE/ParE family toxin produces the protein MNALPVVLRQQAERDIEAAIAHYRIEAGAAVALRLVDELERALRNMGRYPHAGSGRYAHELTLPGLRFQPLRRFPYLVFYVVQHRQVNVWRVLHRSRDIPAWLDEPDGQGQR, from the coding sequence GTGAACGCACTGCCGGTGGTCCTCCGCCAGCAGGCGGAACGGGACATCGAGGCCGCCATCGCCCACTACCGCATTGAGGCGGGCGCTGCCGTCGCACTCCGACTGGTTGACGAGCTCGAACGCGCGCTTCGCAACATGGGCCGCTATCCCCACGCAGGTTCGGGTCGATACGCGCACGAACTCACGCTTCCCGGCCTACGATTTCAGCCCTTGCGCCGGTTTCCGTATCTCGTGTTCTACGTCGTGCAACACCGCCAGGTGAATGTCTGGCGCGTACTGCACCGTAGCCGCGATATCCCTGCTTGGCTCGACGAACCCGATGGTCAAGGCCAGCGTTAG
- a CDS encoding type II toxin-antitoxin system ParD family antitoxin: MTTMNISLPDALRAFVEARVAQGGYGTSSEYLRELIRKDQDRTHLRELLLAGAMTPPTVSADRDYFDRLRDGVNASP, translated from the coding sequence ATGACCACCATGAACATTTCACTGCCCGATGCCCTGCGCGCATTTGTCGAAGCACGGGTCGCGCAAGGCGGCTACGGCACCAGTAGCGAGTACCTGCGCGAACTCATTCGCAAAGACCAGGACCGCACCCACTTGCGCGAGCTGCTCCTCGCCGGGGCGATGACACCGCCGACGGTATCTGCCGATCGCGACTATTTCGACCGCCTGCGCGACGGGGTCAACGCCTCGCCGTGA